One Bradysia coprophila strain Holo2 chromosome X unlocalized genomic scaffold, BU_Bcop_v1 contig_114, whole genome shotgun sequence genomic window, ATACGGTGGATCGCTTGTAAAGTGATTTAGCTTTTTTTGCGTTATCTTAATTGCTTTTAGTGCAGTTCTTCTTGCTTAAACTTctcttttcaataattttatttctatcTCGGATGTGgaaagaaaactttgttcGCACAATAAAGCCGCAAAAAAcccaattaacattttaatctCTCCTATTGCTTCTTGCAAGTGAATGCTTTCATTAGCGTAACGGAAAACGAGAAGTTTTCTTACTTTTTGCACCATCTAtactaatttttaaattgcaaattatttcagagcttttttttgaaattcgtttAAAGTTCCTTTGGTAAGGCACAAACCATTCCTATTACAACTCGTCTTACCTTTtatcaatcaaaatgtttctATTTAATAACGCCGAGAAAAGCTTTAGTAGATTTTAATCATCTGATCAGATGAGATTCTGTAATGTAATCGAAAGCGCATTGAGAATTTATCAATTCCTTCAGAACAGTCTGCAACCTTATACGACTGCTACACTTACTTTTTCGCTTTATTCTCTATTTATACTTTCCAAATTACATTGCtccattgcttatttttccgaataaatcaaatgaaatttattttcttatttccaTCGCATCGACACATTctgtttcaatttcattttattctgcAGGAATGCACGAACCTCCGTATTATACAGGATATTCGCCGATTCGATTGTTTGTGCACAATGTTGTTACATCAAAGTACTTTGATTTAGCAATAGCTGCTGTAATCGGATTTAACGTTATCACAATGGCTTTGGAATATTATATGATGCGATTGCATTGGAGTATAcactgaaaatattcaattatttctttaCGGCTGTTTTCATATTGTAAGTATATCGCAGCTACAGGGGGTTTTGTTATTGGGGAGGTGCTAAGtatgtcaacagaaaatgaGCAATTTAAATGTGATCTATCGCAGGCGGAGATTTAAAAAGGTTCCGTTCACAAGCTCAATAATTTACCTGGCCTGTTAATAATTGAATCTGGTTTTACCTGACCTTATTTTAATGAGCTTGTTTAAAATCTGGCAGGCTTAGGGTGTTCCCGCaatttttaaatgcaaaatattctTGTGTTTAGCTGACCACAAAATAGGTACTCTTGTTGAGAATCAAGCTCGtgagatctttttttttgtggccTACGCTACGACGAGACATTGTTGCACTTTTGGTATTCGTTGGTGCAATTCGTGAATAGTAGCAGTTTGTCTTGCTCTTAGATTGATTGAAAatccaatttcattttaaaaaaggAGTGTTTTGTGTCACTTTAAAGGACTTCGacacaaaaatactttttgaagGAGCTCAAAAAGTTCCGTAGACAAtacaagtttttgaatttctgaggtcacattttaaataaaaaaaaaatctagagCTTCATTCACAACAACAATGTTTTGAGGATAGAGGATAGCTAAGCACTAGAATatttaaactgaaaaaaaaatgcggaAACACCCTAGGAACTTGTAAGATTTTTAACGACAATTTCAGGTTGTGGTTCTGAAACGATCTGACTTGAATTTTCTAATTCAACCGACTTTTTGTACGGTTGGCGTCAGTCGACCTATTCTGAACTTAATTGTTGCGTAAGAGTGGAACatgtacataaaaagcaaAATTCTACTTAAAAGTTACAATTACTCGACATGGTCTGAGCATATGGAATGCTTACCATGTGTCCCGATCATGCTTAGCACCtcattttcttattaaatcaaatttctttgtaatcACTTACAACATCACCCATTCAGGGAAGCTATCATGAAGCTAATTGCACTTggattcaaaatttatatgaaagaaaaatggaatCAGCTCGATGTGGGTATTGTAATATTGTCTGTGGTCGGAATTGTGTTGGAAGAACTGGAAACCAACATCATACCAATAAATCCAACAATCATTCGAGTGATGCGCGTCATGCGAATCGCTAGAGTCCTCAAACTACTGAAAATGGCCAAGGGTATACGGGCTTTGCTGGATACGGTGATGCAAGCCCTTCCACAAGTAAGATATCCGAACAAATAGTTGCATTGTTTGATGACTAATCAGTTGATTAAACGTTTTTAGGTCGGAAATCTTGGTTTACTATTTTTCCtattgttttttatatttgcCGCACTGGAGTGGAACTGTTCGGTCGATTAGAATGTTCCGAAGAGAATCCGTGTCAAGGGCTTGGCGAGCACGCTCATTTCGCTAACTTTGGCATGGCTTTCTTGACGCTATTCCGTGTCGCCACCGGCGATAACTGACTGAATGGAATCATGAAAGACACGTTAAGAGATGAGTGTGATGATGCAGCCGATTGTGTGAAAAATTGCTGCGTTAGCACCGTCATTGCTCCcatatttttcgtaatttttgtgctaATGGCACAATTTGTACTCGTTAATGTTGTGGTGGCTGTATTAATGAAGCACCTGGAAGAGAGCCACAAACAAATGGAAGATGAAATGGATATGGACACTGAATTGTAAGATTTATGAACAATTGATTGAGTAGCATTAGTTTTCCGCTGGTGTGTAGATTCACTAAGTGCGTTCACAGGACCATTTTCGATTACATTTTTATCACCTTTCATTTGTTCACTTTTATTTGCAATCCAACCTGTTTAAGCTCGATTggtatttttttcacttttgatttagaggaaaaaattatttttgagttaaTTATGCACTTACGTTCTGTGGCCTAGTCCAGCTTCTTGTAGGTACTAAGTGAATTTCCACTCCAAGGAATTCGAATAACACGTTCAGCATATTCGTTCGATACTAATAATTGTGAACTTTCGAAAATCGAGTTAATTTTTCCGTTGCCCGTTtctgtttcaaatttgatttaccTTTTATATTATATTCCCCAACTCCGTTTAAAGTGTATCATTGAATACCCTTCTGTACTCTTTTATTACATACATCCAATGTATCTTATCCTTATCCCAATTTTTTGATGTACAACTATTTTACAGTAATGGTGTACTAACACCGAGACTAACACTTACGTTTAACTATGTTACGTCCAGACAAAGGAGTATTATTGTATCACATGTGCCTTATATTCGtttatacaaaattaaattaactaCATAGAGATTCAGTCGCCTTACCTGCAGACTggattttgacaaaatttgagagccttcaaaaatttatcgaaatttgatCGTTGACGTGGAAAGTTGTGACGGAAGCTTGACTTTTGGGTTCtctcgagaaaaaaaaaattacgcaGACTGGGTATCATCCATAGGATAGGCTCACCATTTCAACTTCATCAATTAGATTTCGATAGaaggaaaaacgttttatggtaaattaattgaattttaattttagggCGCGTGAATTCCAACAGGAACAAGAGTTCGAAGAAGAGCAAGCTCTGTGCATGCAATTGCAAGAGGAAGAGAATTTGTTCCAGAAACGTCCACTAGCCAATCCAATCTCTTCGCCTAATTTTATATATAGTACgccaatatttgaaaataaattcaatgcaCAACGTCGTCAAACCATGCACTATTTTAATCAAACACTTCGCCAGTCAACCGACCGTACTCACATATTCGATGAGAAGAATATTTTGGAGACCGTCGaaaataatatcaatcgaGAAAGTGAACGATCGCGAAAGAGTTCAAAAGTAAGTACGGGACGGGGTTCCCAagaaattcccaaaaaatcaaaaactttcaaaatgattttttttgtatgtgcaGGGAAGTGgtgaattgaaaaaagaaatcaacCTACGACGAGCTGGACTGAGTAAAAGGCTAACCAAGGAAATGTCATTGGACGAAGATGCTGGCCGTCGGAAAAGTCGCAGTGAAATGAAACGGATGAGTTGTGACAATTTGCcgtggaaaatggaaaagaattgCGGCAAATCGAAATTCATCGAGTTGTCGCGCGAAGACGAAAACAAAGACGATTCAATGGCTGACATGATAATGAGATCGCTTGACGACAACAAAATTGGTCAGACCAAAGAGACTTCAGATGGGAACAAAGATTCCAGGGATAATAcaggaaataaattattttatcggTTCCAAAGCTACAGCCGGCACGAAATCGATCGGGTAGCACCAAGCAATTGTTCAAGCAGAAGGCAATGGACGATGAACAAGAGATTGACGAGAATTCATTACTGCTACCGTCAGTATCCAAATCCAGCAAGCAGTCAGACTATTGGGATGGAAAGGAATTGTCCAATATGCCTGATCGCAGTGATGGCGGTGAAAATACGATCAATAAATCGGATTCATCGGAAATTTTACGCATCATATCGGAGCGTAGAATGTTGGAGAAACGTGACATCGTCGATAATAGTGACACTTTTGAATACAATCAATTAATGAGTAAAAAATCACCTCATCCCTCATCTACATCTATTAATTGAGACAAAaggtaaattaaataaataaaaaaaatgatggacATTAAGAagttaaatatatatttatccTTCTAATAAGCCATACAACAcacaaagaatttattttcaataaaaaaaaaccaagaaaaaaacaaaataaatttagagAAACATTCTTgataatcaaatttaattatagtgaaaagaaatttctatATTAGTGAATGGAGCAATACTACTAACTAATTATATTATActataaaatgaaacaaaacaaaaggaaaatatttatagaaatgacgaaattattatgaaaatgtgaGACAGTGGTGTCTCTGTCTTTTTCGAATCATTTTTTGCATCAACTAATTACTGTTTTAGATCAGTCAAAATGCTATTTTACAAATGGGACAAAATGTATTGCAGCGACAAAATTTCTGGGTTTACCAATAGAATGTTTCCTATTTACAAATATCTTTGAGCACTTTACCGTTATTTCACTTAATCTTGACCAATATCGGGAAATATATAATGGTAAGCCGAATAAAACAACGTTAGAATATTACCATCCTTTCACATTCTCTTCTTCCCATTTCCATACACAATTTCCTATTTCCGCATCTCTATAGcacaaacatttaatgaaaaatgttcagGTCGAAtgaagaacgaaaaattttagttttctgtTGCCTACGCCTCAACGGATTGGATTTACTAGAGCAGTTCGATCGAACTACTTCTTGTacattgataattgataaatgatttactttttcatgggttttattcgtttcatttgttcaacgttAAGTTGTTATCTTCATATTTCAAACATTGAAAACGATGTATACCTCTGTAATCGGTTAAAAACGATTATAGTCAATCAGTTCTACAATGACAACTAAAATAATAGACGAAATATCTGCTTAACGAAAGAAATAGAAGATTTGATATCCAACatttgagaatatttcatacaaaagaagtaacagatttaatagtTACACCGCTCATGCCGTGTATAagttacaatttaaaatgtgaaaatcatagaaaatgaACAGACCCACGTGGAGTGAccatctctctctctctctctctccgcAGTAGATCATTTAACGATCCCGATCATCAAACCACGTTACGCCCTTTTCCGTCTACTCAAATTGAATGTCATAGTTCGGACTGCGATGTAGCTGTATAACTGTATTTTGACTGATCTATCAAACATAAGAGTGCTGTTGTAGAAGAATGTTTCGTTGTTGATGAAATCTAATCTTTTGCATTTTAGCTCGACCAAAATacttgatttttgtaaaatttgatgaaCCATAATCACTAAATTAGGGAACATACTCAATATAATAACTCACTTGTATTCtacaaagaacaaaaaaataaaattttattttctttgaatgTAAGTATTTAGATGTTGCAACAGAGCTCTATATattcatacaacaaaaaagcagaagaagaaaactaattaattaaatatattcataaaaagtcgaaatatgaaattgtttgtaaaaaaaattatttcgagtaacaaaaaaaaggttttagaacatttttattgtattcACTTTTCTCTATTGCTAGAGGTAATATGTGCCTATTATAACATACACAATTTAAACtatgaacttttttattaagaaactttcaattttatgtgaatCGGCAATTTTGACTTCAAAACCTTATATGTGGGACGCTTGGGTAAGATTAGTTTCACCAAAAAATTACAGCTGCTCTAGAAAttccaattgaaaatttcgtacGACGACTGTAAATAAGTTTACCTTACAAGGAAAGT contains:
- the LOC119066984 gene encoding uncharacterized protein LOC119066984; its protein translation is MKDTLRDECDDAADCVKNCCVSTVIAPIFFVIFVLMAQFVLVNVVVAVLMKHLEESHKQMEDEMDMDTELAREFQQEQEFEEEQALCMQLQEEENLFQKRPLANPISSPNFIYSTPIFENKFNAQRRQTMHYFNQTLRQSTDRTHIFDEKNILETVENNINRESERSRKSSKGSGELKKEINLRRAGLSKRLTKEMSLDEDAGRRKSRSEMKRMSCDNLPWKMEKNCGKSKFIELSREDENKDDSMADMIMRSLDDNKIGQTKETSDGNKDSRDNTGNKLFYRFQSYSRHEIDRLDQNT